In Cuculus canorus isolate bCucCan1 chromosome 9, bCucCan1.pri, whole genome shotgun sequence, the following are encoded in one genomic region:
- the MAP6D1 gene encoding MAP6 domain-containing protein 1 isoform X1, whose translation MAWPCISRVCCLARFWSQLDKSDLSVPLTIHNYSDIEEPEPGARPSAAEPREPPGARRKGRTAAAAAAAAEPFSAETQYRRDFRAWPLPRRGSCPGRAACALPGAPAPPPLRPRWQQDSGHTTCYRQEYRPWTGAKPSKPIKTKQGFIIPEDHFVQETSYKADFKIPEVKTRFSPNPSAVFQAPSRILNV comes from the exons ATGGCCTGGCCGTGCATCAGCCGCGTGTGCTGCCTGGCGCGGTTCTGGAGCCAGCTGGACAAGTCGGACCTGTCCGTGCCGCTCACCATCCACAACTACTCGGACATCGAGGAGCCCGAGCCCGGCGCCCGCCCCTCCGCCGCGGAGCCCCGCGAACCTCCGGGCGCCCGCAGGAAGGGCcgcaccgccgccgccgccgccgccgccgcagaGCCCTTCTCCGCCGAGACCCAGTACCGGCGCGACTTCCGAGCGTGGCCGCTGCCGCGGAGGGGCTCCTGCCCGGGCCGCGCCGCCTGCGCCCTCCCCGGagcccccgcgccgccgccgctgcgACCGCGGTGGCAGCAGGACAGCGGGCACACCACCTGCTACCG GCAAGAATATCGCCCATGGACTGGAGCAAAACCATCCAAGCCTATAAAGACAAAGCAAGGCTTCATTATCCCAGAAGACCATTTTGTTCAAGAGACAAGCTACAAGGCAGATTTTAAG ATCCCAGAGGTGAAGACCAGGTTCTCCCCCAAcccttctgctgttttccaggCGCCGTCACGGATCCTCAACGTGTGA
- the MAP6D1 gene encoding MAP6 domain-containing protein 1 isoform X2, whose amino-acid sequence MAWPCISRVCCLARFWSQLDKSDLSVPLTIHNYSDIEEPEPGARPSAAEPREPPGARRKGRTAAAAAAAAEPFSAETQYRRDFRAWPLPRRGSCPGRAACALPGAPAPPPLRPRWQQDSGHTTCYRQEYRPWTGAKPSKPIKTKQGFIIPEDHFVQETSYKADFKAPSRILNV is encoded by the exons ATGGCCTGGCCGTGCATCAGCCGCGTGTGCTGCCTGGCGCGGTTCTGGAGCCAGCTGGACAAGTCGGACCTGTCCGTGCCGCTCACCATCCACAACTACTCGGACATCGAGGAGCCCGAGCCCGGCGCCCGCCCCTCCGCCGCGGAGCCCCGCGAACCTCCGGGCGCCCGCAGGAAGGGCcgcaccgccgccgccgccgccgccgccgcagaGCCCTTCTCCGCCGAGACCCAGTACCGGCGCGACTTCCGAGCGTGGCCGCTGCCGCGGAGGGGCTCCTGCCCGGGCCGCGCCGCCTGCGCCCTCCCCGGagcccccgcgccgccgccgctgcgACCGCGGTGGCAGCAGGACAGCGGGCACACCACCTGCTACCG GCAAGAATATCGCCCATGGACTGGAGCAAAACCATCCAAGCCTATAAAGACAAAGCAAGGCTTCATTATCCCAGAAGACCATTTTGTTCAAGAGACAAGCTACAAGGCAGATTTTAAG gCGCCGTCACGGATCCTCAACGTGTGA